Within Pseudomonadota bacterium, the genomic segment AATCAGGTATTCGATAACTTAGAAGGTGTTTTGGAGACCATTCGAGATGCTCTTCTCACCCCTCACCCTGACCCTCTCCCCCAAGGGGAGAGGGGAGATGAGTATGCAGCTCCGTCTGTTCTCAATGACGGTCCTCTCCCCTAAAGGGAGAGGGGGAGATGAATTTTGACAAAACCTAATGACCACAAGGAGGTGAAACATGAAGTCCTTAAACCTTGCAAGCGCAAAAGCAAAGCTATCAGAGATTGTGAACCTTGCTGAGCACCGGAAAGAGAGGGTGCTCATTAAAAAGAGGAACAACCCGGTAGCCGTTGTGATAGGTTATGATGATTATAAGAAGCTTGAAACTCTCGAGGATATATACGAATCCAAACTCCTTGAAAAGACTATAAAGACTGGCAAATTCTATACACTTGAAGAAGTGGCAAAAAAGGTGAATATTGAGCTATAAATTAGAGTTTTCTGAAAATGCCTTATCAAGACTTGAATCTCTGGGCAGTGCTGATGCCAAGACATTGAGACAGGTTGTTATGAAGATTCTCTCTTTGAGAAGGAATCCCTCCCCGCAGGATACGAAAAAGCTGGTAAATTTCAATTATCAGGGGTTGACCGGATACAGGGTGGATCAGGGAGAGTATAGAATAATCTATGCAATAGACGAAGCAAAGAAGAAAGTCCTGATTGGTTCGATAATCAATCGCAACGAAGATTACAAGAAGCTGATACGACACAAAAAATAGCCAAATAACTGAATCTTTTTATTCATACAGCGTTTGCATAGGCTCTTACTTCTTGCTTCAATCTTTCACCAAGCTTTTCAGCGGTGACATCTAAATCATATTGTGATTGCAAACCAAGCCAGAACTCAGCGGATGTTCCAAAAAACTTTGCGAGCCGTAGAGCAGTATCAGCAGTAATTCCCCGCTTGCCAAGAACAATCTCGTTAATTCTGCGCGGTGGCACACCAATATTGAGTGCCAGTCTGTTTTGGCTTACACCCATTGGCTTGAGAAATTCTTCCAAAAGAACTTCGTCCGGATGTACAGGATGTAGCTTCTTTTTCATAAGTCTCCTCCCTAATGATAGTCGGTTATTTCTACCTCATACGCATCACCTTCTTGCCAGGTGAAGCAAATACGCCATTGGTTATTCAGATTTCAGAGGAAGAATTTTATCAAGCTCGATGAGAAGCTGTGGAATGTTTATAGTGATAGAATCCCATAATATGTCATAGTCAACAAAATCATAGCCATGGATAAGCCTGTTCCGCATGTTTATAATCTTTGGCCATGGAATTTGTGGGTATCTTTTCTGCATGTCTTTTGGATATTGGCTTGCAGCCTCTCCAATAAGTTCAACAAGTCGGGTTATGGCGAGACAAAATATTTCGTCTTTTTCCAGGTCGTTTTTACTCTTTCCGGCAGTTAAAGATACTACCTTGGTTGCATAATCACGCATATGGAGAAGACGTACCATTGGATCACGGTTTGACATACTGCACCTCTGCTGTTGTTAAGACCTCATTCCGAAAATATTTACTTAAACATTTTGGCGTATTTATATCTACTTTTCTTCCGCCGAAAACGCCTGATAACTCCTGTTCCAAATCGTAGAGTTCAAAAAAACCAACTCTTGCTCCTGGCTCAAACTCCACAAGAACATCTATATCACTCTCCGGACAAAAATCATCCCTTAATACAGACCCAAATAATGCGAGCTTACGTATAAGATTTCTGCGGCAGAATTCCTCTATTTTTTCTTTAGATAATGTAATATTTTTTGCCATTTTCACAGCCTCTTGCATCATGTATTATAAATCACTTTGCCAATTCATGCAAAAAATATTGTTTTTATTTTATGCTATGAACTATTTAGCTCTCTGCTCTCGGCTCTTAGCTCTCAGCAAGTGCTATGAACGATGAACCATGAGCTGATTAAACCCAGAGAATATCAACGAGATCACTTACCTTTGTAAAGTCTGGATCGCCGGTGACTATAGTTGCTTTATGTTCAATAGCTGAAGCAAGGACAAAGCAATCAGCGTAAGAAATGCTATATATTGCTTTATATTCAGCCGCCTGGAATATCAAGGCATTAGGGACAGGTAAGGTAGTAAATCCCAGCCTTTCAATATTGGCAAGAACCTCTACTTTTTTCTGGTCGCCAAACTCTCTTTTTATAACGTAGATCATTTCGCCGACATTTATAGCATTAATATACTTTGGCGTGCCTTGTTTTCTAATATCTTCAAGAAGCTGGATAATCTTTTCGTGTCCTTCTTCTCTCTGAAAAAATTTCAAGAGTGCGTGACTGTCAAATATAAATGGTTTACTTTTCATTTTGTGAACTCGCTTTTTCTTTCTTTTAAAAGCATGTCTGACAAAGAAGGTTTTGAGGGCAGGATTCCACAGGCCGATTCTACTGCGTCTTTTACAGGCGGGATAAGGTATATTATTCCTCCATATTCCATGAGAAAGATTTCCTTTCCTGGTTCTATGTTGTATTTTTTTCGTATTTTCGCAGGTATCACAATCTGACCCTTGGATAATGTTTTAAGTGTGTACATATGTTTAACCTCCTTGTTATATAGTTAAACTATTTTTAATAGTGTATAACCAATTGATGTTTTTGTCAATCAATTTAGCTCTTAGTTCACTAAATAGGGTTTTAGGATTCAAGGATTCAAGGGTTCAAGTGAATAAAACCCACTGGAATCCTAGAACCCTGGACCCCTGGAATCCTGCTCTCGGCCAGTCAATTCATCAACAATTTGAGTAGCTTAACCACAAAAATTGTAGCTTTTGGTTACCTTCGGGCACTGTAAGAGGTATGGGGTAGAAAACAGATGCTCAAAGCTTTATGATTTGTATATACTATATCTGCTAACCTGGTGGTGTATATCCACTATATATCCTGTAACCCGTACGTATAACTATGAGCTATGATCTATGAACTGTTGTGGCACGATATTTGCATATAATATTTGTGCACTATTTAAGTTATAATATCATAGGAGGAGATAAATTGAAGAAGACACTTAGGAATCAAAAAGGTTTTACGCTGATAGAACTTATTATCGTCATCATCATTATTGGTATTCTGGCTGCAGTTGCAATACCTAAGTATATGGAGATAAAAGAGCAGGCAGGCGATGCCACAGCACAGGGTCTTCTTGGAGCCTTAAGGGGTGCAAACAGCATTCTTTATGCTGAATACAATTTGAAAACCACCGGGTTTTTTGCTGGTAACAAGTATAACTTAGATACACTTGTTACCAATGCCAATA encodes:
- a CDS encoding type II toxin-antitoxin system RelE/ParE family toxin translates to MSYKLEFSENALSRLESLGSADAKTLRQVVMKILSLRRNPSPQDTKKLVNFNYQGLTGYRVDQGEYRIIYAIDEAKKKVLIGSIINRNEDYKKLIRHKK
- a CDS encoding HigA family addiction module antitoxin, encoding MKKKLHPVHPDEVLLEEFLKPMGVSQNRLALNIGVPPRRINEIVLGKRGITADTALRLAKFFGTSAEFWLGLQSQYDLDVTAEKLGERLKQEVRAYANAV
- a CDS encoding type II toxin-antitoxin system VapC family toxin encodes the protein MKSKPFIFDSHALLKFFQREEGHEKIIQLLEDIRKQGTPKYINAINVGEMIYVIKREFGDQKKVEVLANIERLGFTTLPVPNALIFQAAEYKAIYSISYADCFVLASAIEHKATIVTGDPDFTKVSDLVDILWV
- a CDS encoding DUF86 domain-containing protein, which encodes MSNRDPMVRLLHMRDYATKVVSLTAGKSKNDLEKDEIFCLAITRLVELIGEAASQYPKDMQKRYPQIPWPKIINMRNRLIHGYDFVDYDILWDSITINIPQLLIELDKILPLKSE
- a CDS encoding nucleotidyltransferase family protein is translated as MAKNITLSKEKIEEFCRRNLIRKLALFGSVLRDDFCPESDIDVLVEFEPGARVGFFELYDLEQELSGVFGGRKVDINTPKCLSKYFRNEVLTTAEVQYVKP
- a CDS encoding AbrB/MazE/SpoVT family DNA-binding domain-containing protein, with protein sequence MYTLKTLSKGQIVIPAKIRKKYNIEPGKEIFLMEYGGIIYLIPPVKDAVESACGILPSKPSLSDMLLKERKSEFTK
- a CDS encoding type II toxin-antitoxin system Phd/YefM family antitoxin translates to MKSLNLASAKAKLSEIVNLAEHRKERVLIKKRNNPVAVVIGYDDYKKLETLEDIYESKLLEKTIKTGKFYTLEEVAKKVNIEL